The nucleotide window GCCAGAATGGGGCACGATTCTTCGCTTCGCTTATTTCTTCACGATTGCATTATAGCCATCATTAGCGAGACGGCTTTTCATCGTTTCGGCGTCTTTCAAGTCGGCGAAGGGCCCAATTTGCACGTGGAAAAGCTTGTCATTGCCACCAGGGGTGACGACGACGGGGTACTGTCTCTTGGCCAATGCCTGTTGCAGCGCCTCGGCATCTTCTTTCTTCGTAACAGCCGCGACTTGCACCACGTAGGAACCGCCGGCAGAGACCTGCAGTTCCGGAGCGCTTTGCTTGTTGTCAGACGGCGGTTCGGGCTTATCTAATTTCGGGTCTGTGTCCTTCTGTTCAACTGCTTTGTAGAAAGACATGTCGGTTTGCGGTTTATCCGCATTGGTCAACGGGCGCACGGAACCATTGGAGGCCGACTCCGGAGTTTGCGCGACAGCCGACGCTTTCTCCGCTCCGATGAGAGAGCCTTCCGTCTTTTGCGAAGCATGGCCGACGGTGTAGCCGAGGCCAAAAAAGACGCCGCACAAAATGACGAGCAGGAAAAACAACCCGAGCAATTTGCCGGCGCCTAATGTGAATTCTGTGTCCTGTTGCTGTTCATCCAACATGAATTACGCCTTTACCTCACCGGCAGGCTCAGTACCCGCCTTGATGTTGATCAGTTTCTGCAGGCTGGAAAAGATATCCACCGGGACGGGAAAGACCACGGTCGTGTTCTTCTCCACGCCGATTTCGGTCAGCGTCTGCAGGTAGCGCAATTGGATGGAAGCCGGTTCGCTTGAAAGCAAACGAGCCGCGTCCACCAGGCGCTGAGCGGCGGAGAATTCGCCTTCCGCGTGAATGATTTTCGAGCGTTTCTCGCGTTCCGCCTCAGCCTGTTTGGCCATCGCGCGGATCATGTCTTCGTTCAGATCCAACTGCTTCACCTCGACGTTTACTACCTTAACGCCCCAGGGATTGGTGTGCTGGTCGAGAATGGTCTGCAGACGCAGGTTGATCTTCTCGCGATGCGCGAGCAACTCGTCGAGGTCAACTTCGCCGAGCACAGACCTCAACGTCGTTTGCGCGAATTGCGAGGTCTGATACTGGTAATTCATGACTTCGAGAACCGCCCGGCGAGAATCAATGACACGCAGGAAGATGACGGCCGACACTTTCAGGGTGACGTTATCGCGGGTGATGATGTCCTGCGAGGGGACATCGAATGCGATCTGGCGGAGATCGACGCGCACAATGCGGTCAAAGGGCGCGAAGACGAGGATAACGCCGGGACCTTTCGGTTCAGGCAAGACGCGCCCGAGACGGAAGATGACGCCGCGTTCATATTCGGCCAGGATTTTGATGGAACTCAGTATGTATATGACTACGATTACAACCGGGATAACCCAGGCAAAGCCTTCCACTGTAAGCCTCCATGGCGCAGCAACTTTTCAGGGTTACTGGCGCGGATTTTATCGCAGGTTGGGGCCCGAATCACGAGAACTCGGCATTACCTTAGTTGGCACTCGCTGGTTGAGTCTTCGGTGCCGGTGTGACCTCCAGCGTAAAGTCGTGCATGCTGTTGACGACCACGCTCTCGCCGAGCGCGACCGGTTCGCTCGAGACAGCGTTCCAAAGCTCGCCATGAACGAAGACTTTGCCCTCGGGCGACAGCGGAGTTCGCGCGACACCAACTTCACCGACCAGGCCCTGCTCTCCAGTGACGACCTTGTTTCGGTGCGCTTTAATCGCCAGAGTCATCAGGAAGATCGTTATCGCCCCGAGCGGCACGCTGACGCCCAGCGCTGCCCACCACTGAACGCGCATCTCGGGTATAGGGCCATCGACGAGAAGAAGCCCGCCGAGAGTCAGAGCGATCACACCACCGATCCCGAGAACCCCGTGGGTCATGAACTTGGCTTCGAGGGCAAACATGACGAAAGCGGCAAGGATCAGGACGAAGGACGCATAGCGGACAGGCAGGAGGTTCAGGGCGAAAACAGCGAGAATAATCGCGATCAGGCCGACTACGCCGGGAATGACGGCGCCGGGATGGTTGAACTCCGCGTAAAGCGCCAGCGCTCCCAGCGCGAGTACCAGGAAGGCGATATTGGGATCCATGAGCCAGCCGAGGATTTCTTCACGCAATGTTTCCTTGTAGTCGACCAGCTGAACGTTGTTGAGGTGCAGGGTCTGCTTAGTCCCATCGAAACGAGTGATCGTGCGCCCGTCGAGCTGTTTCCAGAGGTCGGCAGGATCTTTGGCGACAACATCGATGAGGTGATTCTGAAGCGCTTCCTGGTCGGTCCAGGATTTAGATTCGCGGACGGCACTCTCGGCAAGGTCGACGTTGCGGCCGCGCTTGGAGACGAAGGAGCGCATGAAGGCCGCGCTGTCGTTCTCGACCTTCTTCTTCATTATGTCATCCATCTTTTCGCCGAGCAGAACGGGGTGGGCTGCCCCGGTGTTGGTCCCGGGGGACATGGCTGCGATGTCCGCGGCTTCGAGGATGTAGAACCCAGCCGAGGCCGCGCGCGAACCGGTCGGGGTCACGTATACGATCACCGGGACCTTGGCGGCCAGCATCTTGGAGATGATTCCGCGGGTGGAGTCAACAAGGCCGCCGGGAGTACTCAGTTCAATTAAAACGGCTTCGGCATGGATCTGGTCGGCATGAGCAATGGCGCGATCCACGAACTCTTCGGTGATCGGGTTGATGGTGTCATCCAGTTTCACCATCACGACCTGCTGCGTCTGAGCAGCGGCGAGGATTCCGCTAAAAGCGAGAATCGCAATTGCGATTCGAATGAGATATCGGTGCAGGGAAGTCATGTTCCCTCCAGTACTACCCCCACCGTCTCGCCAAAGAGGGCGAGACGGGCAGGGCACAATGGCTACGGCATCGTCTGCTTATTAACGACGTCGCGCTTCAGCGCCATGGCCGCGGGATTCTTCGGTTCCAGCGCCAGTGCATGGTCGGCGCTCTTTTCCGCGACATCAAGATGATTTTCGCGCAAATCGAGCCTGCCTAGCACAATATACGCATCAGCATTGGGCGAGAGTTGCAAAGAAGTTTCGGCCTCGCGCCGTGCAGTCGCCGTATCTCCTTTGTTTTCCGCGATTCTGGCCAACCCGGTGTGCGCGGCGGGATTGGTGGGATCGCGCATCACGGCTTCACGAAACTCGCGGCCAGCATCCTCCAACAGGCCCTTCTCGAGCATCTCGCGGCCGCGGTCGACATGGAATTGCGCGTGCGTCTTGGGATCGGTATTCGCCAGGTTGCGTTCCATGGCGTTTTCGATTTCCAGCGCGAGTTGCCGGTATGAACTCTCGTCGTAGTTTTCTTTCAGGCGCTCCATGGGCAAAGGCGCGGCGCTCGTAGAGACCGGGGTCGTGCCAGAGTTGATCCTGGTTAGCAGCTCGCGGCTCTCAATATCGTCGGGTTTGTGCGAAAGTCCCTCGCGCAACTGGCGGGCCGCGCCTGCGGAGTCGCCTGACTTGTAGAGTGCGAGCGCCAGGTTGAAGCGATAGTCGCTATCGTTCGGATCGGCCTGAACGGCCTTCTGGAAATATTCGATCGCGTTCTTGCGCCCGCGCTGTGCCACAACGACCCCGAGGTTGTTCTCGACTTCGGTGAGCGGCAGGCGAGACTCGAGAAAGCGAAAAGCAGCCTCAGCCTTGTCATAATCGCCGCTGTAGTACTCAGACAACCCAAGAAGGAAATTGGCGTCTCCGGCCAGTGGGTCTGTTCGAGGGATACGGGCCAGCCAGGCGGCGGCGGAGTCGTACTCGCGATCGTCGTAGTAGCTGCGCCCAAGCGCAAACATGGCCTCGGTGTACCGCGGGTTTAGCCGGACGGCCTCGCGCAGACGCTTGATCTTTTCGGTGCGGTCGGTTGCGACCACGCCGCGAATGTAGCTCTCGAAAGCGTCCAGGCGAACTGCCGGAGCATCTTGCGTAAATTCTTCACGCGTACTTGGAGTATCGGGAGAGATGATCTTCAAGACATCCCAGGCAAGGCCGGTCTCAACTTCGATCAGGCTCGTCAGCGGACCACGGTCAGGCCCAGTACTCACCAACCGCAAATGCTTCATATCCAGCACATCAGCCGAGCACTTAAACGCTTGCCCATCGTAGTTGTACGTGCCCATCACGACATAGTCGGCGCCAATTTGTTCGGAGAGTCGATAAAGCGTCGCGCGAGAGGGATGCACCGAGGCAGGGATTCCGGCGCGGTCGAAAGCGTAGTTACGGTCGTCGCGGCTGATGACGTTCAGCCGGGTCGCCGCCAATCGTTCCCCGAGAACCTCCGGGAAGGCTTCGCTGATCCACTCCAGCCCTGGAGCCTTCGAATGATTCTCAAAGGGTACGATGAGCACCGTTTTCAAGCCGCCAGCGGTGCCCGTTTGCGAGAGGCCGGACTGCGAAGAAAATACGACCAGCAGGCCCAAGAAAATGAGTACGGTTAGCCGTTTCAAGATACTCGCATTATAGCTGTGTCTCCGCATTGCCCGGAATTTCTGTAGCACAGTCGTGCATCCTCTTTGGAAATCGAG belongs to Terriglobia bacterium and includes:
- a CDS encoding SPOR domain-containing protein, whose amino-acid sequence is MLDEQQQDTEFTLGAGKLLGLFFLLVILCGVFFGLGYTVGHASQKTEGSLIGAEKASAVAQTPESASNGSVRPLTNADKPQTDMSFYKAVEQKDTDPKLDKPEPPSDNKQSAPELQVSAGGSYVVQVAAVTKKEDAEALQQALAKRQYPVVVTPGGNDKLFHVQIGPFADLKDAETMKSRLANDGYNAIVKK
- a CDS encoding slipin family protein, yielding MEGFAWVIPVVIVVIYILSSIKILAEYERGVIFRLGRVLPEPKGPGVILVFAPFDRIVRVDLRQIAFDVPSQDIITRDNVTLKVSAVIFLRVIDSRRAVLEVMNYQYQTSQFAQTTLRSVLGEVDLDELLAHREKINLRLQTILDQHTNPWGVKVVNVEVKQLDLNEDMIRAMAKQAEAEREKRSKIIHAEGEFSAAQRLVDAARLLSSEPASIQLRYLQTLTEIGVEKNTTVVFPVPVDIFSSLQKLINIKAGTEPAGEVKA
- a CDS encoding nodulation protein NfeD, whose protein sequence is MTSLHRYLIRIAIAILAFSGILAAAQTQQVVMVKLDDTINPITEEFVDRAIAHADQIHAEAVLIELSTPGGLVDSTRGIISKMLAAKVPVIVYVTPTGSRAASAGFYILEAADIAAMSPGTNTGAAHPVLLGEKMDDIMKKKVENDSAAFMRSFVSKRGRNVDLAESAVRESKSWTDQEALQNHLIDVVAKDPADLWKQLDGRTITRFDGTKQTLHLNNVQLVDYKETLREEILGWLMDPNIAFLVLALGALALYAEFNHPGAVIPGVVGLIAIILAVFALNLLPVRYASFVLILAAFVMFALEAKFMTHGVLGIGGVIALTLGGLLLVDGPIPEMRVQWWAALGVSVPLGAITIFLMTLAIKAHRNKVVTGEQGLVGEVGVARTPLSPEGKVFVHGELWNAVSSEPVALGESVVVNSMHDFTLEVTPAPKTQPASAN
- a CDS encoding tetratricopeptide repeat protein, coding for MKRLTVLIFLGLLVVFSSQSGLSQTGTAGGLKTVLIVPFENHSKAPGLEWISEAFPEVLGERLAATRLNVISRDDRNYAFDRAGIPASVHPSRATLYRLSEQIGADYVVMGTYNYDGQAFKCSADVLDMKHLRLVSTGPDRGPLTSLIEVETGLAWDVLKIISPDTPSTREEFTQDAPAVRLDAFESYIRGVVATDRTEKIKRLREAVRLNPRYTEAMFALGRSYYDDREYDSAAAWLARIPRTDPLAGDANFLLGLSEYYSGDYDKAEAAFRFLESRLPLTEVENNLGVVVAQRGRKNAIEYFQKAVQADPNDSDYRFNLALALYKSGDSAGAARQLREGLSHKPDDIESRELLTRINSGTTPVSTSAAPLPMERLKENYDESSYRQLALEIENAMERNLANTDPKTHAQFHVDRGREMLEKGLLEDAGREFREAVMRDPTNPAAHTGLARIAENKGDTATARREAETSLQLSPNADAYIVLGRLDLRENHLDVAEKSADHALALEPKNPAAMALKRDVVNKQTMP